One genomic region from Nymphaea colorata isolate Beijing-Zhang1983 chromosome 12, ASM883128v2, whole genome shotgun sequence encodes:
- the LOC116265291 gene encoding disease resistance protein RUN1-like — MVQRGEFMDEVIGVAMEGSRIFLPIFSKSYADCKFCLSEVAKMLEFKGLILPIFYDVQPSQVGNQRGPYEIAFEKHENDTELNQDRVVRWRTALKEAGKIKGFVVMSEAETGQEHKLIPLIIRRVLDCMNKMTPVDVAKYPVGLDSRVNYTMKLLDLEACDVRMIGIHGPGGIGKTTVAKATFNKIGSRFEARCFISNVKNTAKQFNGLVSLQKRLITEVLKDRHSSINDVSEGISQIKRRIYSKRVLIVLDDVDDNEQLNALVGSQSWFCQGSRIIITTRNEHILNVHRLRGFDTYDLGGSTPEQSLKAYSLQRLNHKQSLELFSFYAFGKPDPSKEFAALSEKVVSTAEGLPLTLEVLGSFFFGKDDKEEWEDAIKRLERHQHEDVHIKLKVSYDELDENEKQIFLDIACFLDKKSKRNAIYMWKDCDLFPNIAIRVLLHKSLIKIDNEFQEFRVHEQIQDMGRHIVSQKEPPELRSRLWNNDEILHLLKHKKGRENIKGIALQSEKGKQTCVGAEAFETMTKLTLLHINHTEIEGDFRHFPKKVKWLEWKGCMKESLPDELSLEKAVILDLSYSMISQVWTHVRLHTKMLGKLKVLNLRCCEKLFCTPNFQYLPCLVELILDGCTSLAEVHESIGCLKSLVFWSMIGCHALKGLPSNIYQLGSLKNLIVEGCPNFSAFPEQPGGARFPGSFLAKDSSEVLLDGDKFPVKESEALEVVPTFQGQMRDLTVLNISGTSITKIPQSFREYSKLTYLILDYNPQITMIPPSFSHLRYLKRLRARQCKWSEDANPSSFGVLPSVKTLDLCYSDFNTLPSCISSSFPNIEELALEECKNLHSLPSLPSSLVQLDVIDCTGLETIFDVSNLTGLKSLSLTGCEQLVEVHRLESLKTLQTLNMPPCRNTDSALERAVFEVCAEPSNIGRLQ; from the exons ATGGTGCAGAGAGGAGAATTCATGGATGAGGTGATTGGTGTTGCCATGGAAGGCTCAAGGATCTTCCTGCCCATCTTCTCCAAAAGCTATGCTGACTGTAAATTCTGTCTTTCAGAAGTGGCCAAGATGCTGGAATTCAAAGGGCTCATCCTCCCCATCTTCTACGACGTCCAACCTAGCCAAGTCGGGAACCAAAGGGGGCCCTATGAAATTGCTTTCGAGAAGCATGAAAACGATACAGAGTTAAACCAAGATCGAGTCGTCCGTTGGAGGACTGCACTAAAAGAAGCAGGGAAGATCAAAGGGTTCGTTGTTATGAGCGAAGCTGAAACAGG GCAAGAGCACAAGCTGATCCCATTGATCATCAGGAGAGTTTTAGATTGTATGAATAAGATGACTCCAGTAGATGTGGCTAAATATCCTGTTGGACTTGATTCTCGGGTAAATTACACGATGAAATTATTGGATTTAGAAGCTTGTGATGTCAGAATGATTGGCATTCATGGACCTGGGGGGATCGGAAAGACTACTGTTGCAAAAGCCACTTTCAATAAAATCGGCAGCAGATTTGAGGCAAGGTGTTTCATCTCCAACGTTAAAAACACAGCCAAACAGTTCAATGGGCTTGTTTCATTGCAAAAGCGGCTCATAACTGAAGTTTTGAAGGACCGGCACTCTTCCATAAATGATGTTAGTGAAGGAATCAGTCagataaaaagaagaatatacAGCAAACGAGTCCTCATAGTTCTTGACGACGTTGATGACAATGAGCAGCTGAATGCTTTAGTCGGCAGCCAAAGCTGGTTTTGCCAGGGGAGTagaataataataacaacaagaaaCGAGCACATACTAAATGTACACAGGCTGAGGGGCTTTGATACATATGATCTTGGAGGCTCAACACCTGAACAATCACTTAAGGCCTACTCCCTTCAAAGATTGAATCACAAACAGTCACTTGAGCTCTTCAGCTTCTATGCATTTGGCAAACCAGACCCAAGTAAGGAATTTGCTGCCCTGTCCGAGAAGGTTGTCTCAACTGCAGAAGGACTGCCCTTAACTCTTGAGGTATTGGGATCATTCTTTTTTGGTAAAGATGACAAGGAAGAATGGGAAGATGCAATCAAAAGGTTGGAGAGACATCAGCATGAGGATGTTCACATCAAATTGAAAGTCAGTTATGATGAActagatgaaaatgagaaacagATATTTCTGGATATTGCTTGTTTCCTTGATAAGAAGTCCAAAAGAAATGCCATTTACATGTGGAAGGATTGTGATCTTTTCCCAAACATTGCAATAAGGGTACTCTTACATAAATCTTTGATTAAGATCGACAATGAATTCCAAGAATTCAGAGTGCATGAACAAATACAGGACATGGGTAGGCACATTGTCTCACAAAAGGAACCTCCAGAGCTACGCAGCAGGTTGTGGAACAATGATGAAATACTGCACTTGCTAAAACACAAGAAG GGAAGAGAGAACATAAAAGGTATTGCACTCCAATCAGAAAAAGGCAAGCAGACATGCGTTGGTGCAGAGGCATTTGAAACAATGACCAAACTTACGCTGCTTCACATCAACCACACAGAAATTGAAGGTGACTTTCGACATTTCCCAAAGAAAGTAAAATGGTTAGAATGGAAAGGGTGTATGAAAGAATCATTACCTGATGAACTTTCTCTTGAGAAAGCAGTCATTCTGGACCTTTCTTATAGCATGATTTCACAAGTTTGGACTCATGTCAGACTGCACACAAAG ATGCTTGGGAAGCTGAAAGTTCTCAACCTCAGATGTTGTGAGAAACTTTTTTGCAcgccaaattttcaatatttaccTTGTCTGGTCGAATTGATACTTGATGGTTGCACAAGTTTGGCTGAAGTTCATGAATCCATTGGCTGCCTTAAGAGTTTGGTTTTCTGGAGTATGATAGGATGTCATGCACTGAAGGGGCTTCCAAGCAACATTTATCAGCTGGGTTCTCTTAAGAACCTCATTGTTGAGGGATGCCCCAACTTTTCTGCCTTTCCTGAACAGCCTGGGGGCGCAAGATTTCCAGGAAGTTTCCTTGCAAAAGACAGTTCTGAAGTGTTGTTAGATGGAGATAAATTTCCAGTGAAAGAGTCTGAGGCCCTCGAAGTTGTGCCTACCTTCCAAGGACAAATGCGAGATTTGACTGTGCTGAACATCTCAGGAACTTCCATCACCAAAATCCCTCAGAGTTTCAGAGAGTACTCAAAGCTGACCTACTTAATTTTAGATTACAATCCTCAAATCACTATGATTCCCCCTAGTTTCTCTCACCTCAGGTACTTGAAGAGGTTAAGAGCCAGGCAATGCAAGTGGTCTGAGGATGCAAATCCTAGTAGTTTTGGGGTGCTCCCATCAGTGAAAACTTTGGATTTGTGCTACAGCGATTTCAACACCCTACCATCGTGCATAAGTAGCAGCTTCCCTAACATCGAAGAACTCGCTTTGGAGGAATGCAAAAATCTTCACTCTCTCCCATCACTTCCCTCATCCTTAGTTCAACTTGACGTCATAGACTGCACTGGCTTGGAAACAATCTTCGACGTTTCGAACTTGACAGGTCTAAAGAGTTTGAGCTTAACAGGATGCGAACAGCTTGTCGAAGTTCACCGCCTTGAGAGTCTGAAAACCCTGCAGACACTAAACATGCCTCCATGTCGCAACACCGATAGTGCTTTAGAAAGAGCAGTATTTGAGGTATGCGCTGAACCATCCAACATTGGCAGGCTGCAGTAG
- the LOC126409211 gene encoding pentatricopeptide repeat-containing protein At1g33350-like isoform X2 translates to MRIPHRQLSIAAHQGFGRQFCSGASAVESHAFSLLEKCASLSHLQQIHAFLITSGLGRTQFLVFKLIRLCTLALSNLSYARRIFDGLENPNVYIWTAMITAYAQESHAPDCRVAFILYTRMHRKDRLG, encoded by the exons ATGAGAATCCCGCACCGGCAGCTCAGTATCGCTGCCCACCAGGGATTCGGACGCCAGTTTTGCTCAGGTGCGTCCGCTGTCGAATCTCACGCCTTCTCACTGCTTGAGAAGTGCGCCAGCCTCTCCCACCTTCAGCAGATCCACGCCTTTCTCATCACCAGCGGTCTCGGCCGGACCCAGTTCCTCGTCTTCAAACTCATCCGGCTCTGCACACTTGCTCTGTCCAATTTGAGCTACGCCCGCCGGATCTTCGACGGGTTGGAGAACCCCAACGTCTATATATGGACCGCCATGATCACCGCCTACGCTCAGGAGAGCCACGCGCCGGATTGCCGCGTTGCTTTTATTCTTTACACTCGTATGCATCGGAAAG ACCGCCTTGGTTGA
- the LOC126409211 gene encoding putative pentatricopeptide repeat-containing protein At3g05240 isoform X1 — MRIPHRQLSIAAHQGFGRQFCSGASAVESHAFSLLEKCASLSHLQQIHAFLITSGLGRTQFLVFKLIRLCTLALSNLSYARRIFDGLENPNVYIWTAMITAYAQESHAPDCRVAFILYTRMHRKDAYPRSEIWVSWLYCGADRLG; from the exons ATGAGAATCCCGCACCGGCAGCTCAGTATCGCTGCCCACCAGGGATTCGGACGCCAGTTTTGCTCAGGTGCGTCCGCTGTCGAATCTCACGCCTTCTCACTGCTTGAGAAGTGCGCCAGCCTCTCCCACCTTCAGCAGATCCACGCCTTTCTCATCACCAGCGGTCTCGGCCGGACCCAGTTCCTCGTCTTCAAACTCATCCGGCTCTGCACACTTGCTCTGTCCAATTTGAGCTACGCCCGCCGGATCTTCGACGGGTTGGAGAACCCCAACGTCTATATATGGACCGCCATGATCACCGCCTACGCTCAGGAGAGCCACGCGCCGGATTGCCGCGTTGCTTTTATTCTTTACACTCGTATGCATCGGAAAG ACGCATACCCACGTTCTGAAATCTGGGTTTCATGGCTATACTGTGGTGCAGACCGCCTTGGTTGA
- the LOC116266451 gene encoding pentatricopeptide repeat-containing protein At1g33350, whose amino-acid sequence MARQLFDEMSERNVISWTAMVFGYTKFGRMGEAVLLFDNMPVRDPPSWNAMIAGFAQNGMFGDAVSMFRRMVVEGYRPNETTVVCTLSACGHLGTLQIGEWVHGFVHKSGIGSSCFVGNALIDMYGKCGSLKEARSVFDFLSLRSIASWNSLVNGLALHGYSSDAIAVFREMLQTGAKPDEITFVGVLNACVHGGMVNEGWEFFLSINRDYGIKLQIQHYGCIVDLLGRAGKLEEAVEVIKNMEVEPDEVVWGALLSGCRVHGNRSLADYSATQLLDLDPQNAAYLLLLANMYSESGRWEDVGKTRKMIRERGVLKTPGCSWIEIENIVHEFYSADKQHPQAGEICEALESLLLFSKDLGNYIDMNSLNCDST is encoded by the coding sequence ATGGCGCGCcaactgtttgatgaaatgtctgAAAGGAATGTGATCTCATGGACTGCGATGGTTTTTGGATACACAAAATTTGGGAGAATGGGTGAAGCTGTTCTATTGTTTGATAATATGCCGGTGAGGGATCCGCCGTCTTGGAATGCCATGATCGCGGGTTTTGCGCAGAATGGTATGTTCGGGGACGCCGTGTCGATGTTTAGGAGGATGGTGGTCGAGGGCTATAGACCGAATGAGACCACCGTGGTGTGTACACTGTCAGCATGTGGTCATCTGGGGACTCTGCAGATTGGGGAATGGGTTCATGGTTTTGTTCACAAGAGCGGCATCGGCAGCAGTTGTTTTGTGGGCAATGCGCTTATAGACATGTATGGCAAGTGTGGGAGTTTGAAAGAGGCTCGCAGCGTCTTTGATTTCTTGAGCCTAAGAAGCATAGCATCTTGGAACTCGCTTGTTAATGGACTTGCACTTCATGGGTACAGCAGTGACGCCATTGCTGTGTTTAGAGAGATGCTGCAGACAGGGGCCAAGCCAGACGAGATAACATTTGTTGGGGTGCTGAATGCTTGTGTTCATGGAGGAATGGTTAATGAAGGGTGGGAATTCTTTTTGAGTATAAACAGGGATTATGGGATTAAGCTCCAGATTCAACACTATGGCTGCATAGTGGATCTACTTGGCCGTGCTGGTAAACTCGAAGAAGCAGTGGAGGTAATAAAGAATATGGAGGTGGAACCAGATGAAGTGGTGTGGGGTGCATTGTTGAGTGGCTGCAGAGTTCATGGAAACCGGAGCTTGGCTGATTACTCTGCAACCCAGTTGCTTGACCTTGATCCCCAAAATGCAGCGTATCTTTTGCTGCTCGCTAACATGTATAGTGAATCTGGGAGGTGGGAAGATGTTGGGAAGACCAGGAAAATGATTCGGGAGAGAGGTGTGCTGAAAACTCCAGGTTGCAGttggattgaaattgaaaaCATAGTTCATGAGTTCTACTCTGCAGATAAGCAGCATCCACAGGCTGGCGAAATCTGCGAGGCATTGGAAAGTTTGCTTCTGTTCTCAAAGGATCTCGGCAATTACATCGACATGAATTCATTGAATTGTGATTCAACTTGA
- the LOC116266452 gene encoding ammonium transporter 1 member 1-like produces MANLTCSAADLIPLLHGLPNATAAADFICGHMEDQRSATSFAVNSTYLLFSAYLVFVMQLGFSMLCAGSVQAKNSMNIMLTNVLDAATGGIFYYLFGYAFAYGYPGNGFIGKHYFGLKSFPNMTYDYSNFLYQWAFAIAAAGITTGSVAERTQFVSYLIYSAFLTGFVYPVASHWFWSNDGWASPFKTTGHLFSTGAIDFAGSGVVHVVGGVAGLWGAIIEGPRLGRFDGGERNPLRPHNASLVVLGTFILWFGWYGFNPGSFNIILLPYSEGGFHGQWSAVGRTALTTTLAGCAAALTTLFGKRWLDGYWSVFDVCNGLLGGFAAITSGCSVVEPWAAIICGFVSAWLLIGLNKLAARLKYDDPLEAAQLHGGCGAWGLIFTGLFAVNKYVSEVYPNKADRPYGLFMGGDGKLLAANLIEILVLFGWVTATMAPLFLLLNQQHLLRVSDEDEERGMDRAYHEEPEPVNQLPAPAEPVNESLCGRLRVCGF; encoded by the coding sequence ATGGCCAACCTTACATGCTCTGCGGCAGACCTGATCCCGCTCCTGCATGGCCTCCCCAACGCCACCGCCGCCGCGGATTTTATTTGTGGCCACATGGAGGACCAGCGCTCAGCCACCAGCTTCGCCGTGAACAGCACCTACCTCCTGTTCTCCGCGTACTTAGTGTTCGTCATGCAGCTTGGCTTCTCCATGCTCTGCGCCGGCTCCGTCCAAGCCAAGAACTCCATGAACATCATGCTTACCAACGTTCTGGATGCTGCCACCGGCGGAATCTTTTACTACCTGTTTGGCTATGCATTTGCCTATGGATATCCGGGCAACGGCTTCATCGGCAAGCATTACTTCGGCCTGAAGTCCTTCCCTAACATGACTTACGACTACAGCAACTTCCTCTACCAATGGGCCTTCGCCATTGCTGCCGCCGGTATTACCACCGGCTCCGTTGCTGAGCGCACCCAGTTCGTCTCTTACCTCATCTACTCCGCTTTCTTGACGGGCTTCGTCTACCCCGTCGCCTCTCACTGGTTCTGGTCCAACGATGGCTGGGCAAGCCCCTTTAAGACCACCGGCCACCTCTTCAGCACCGGCGCCATCGACTTCGCCGGCTCCGGCGTCGTGCACGTGGTTGGCGGTGTCGCTGGCCTCTGGGGAGCGATCATCGAGGGACCCCGCCTTGGCCGCTTCGACGGAGGGGAACGCAACCCACTCCGTCCCCACAACGCCTCCCTCGTCGTCCTCGGCACCTTCATCCTCTGGTTCGGCTGGTACGGCTTCAACCCCGGCTCATTCAACATCATCCTCCTCCCCTACTCGGAGGGCGGCTTCCACGGCCAGTGGAGCGCCGTTGGCCGGACCGCTCTCACCACCACCCTCGCCGGCTGCGCCGCGGCGCTCACCACCCTCTTCGGCAAGCGCTGGCTCGACGGCTACTGGAGCGTCTTCGACGTCTGCAACGGATTGCTGGGCGGGTTCGCCGCCATCACGTCCGGCTGCTCCGTCGTGGAGCCATGGGCGGCCATCATCTGCGGCTTCGTCTCCGCGTGGTTGCTGATCGGGTTGAACAAGCTGGCCGCACGGCTGAAGTACGACGACCCGCTGGAGGCGGCGCAGCTGCATGGCGGGTGTGGGGCGTGGGGGCTGATATTCACTGGCCTCTTCGCCGTCAACAAGTACGTCAGTGAGGTGTACCCCAACAAGGCCGACCGGCCATACGGGTTGTTCATGGGAGGGGACGGCAAGCTTCTCGCTGCAAACTTGATCGAGATATTGGTGCTCTTTGGGTGGGTTACTGCCACCATGGCCCCTCTCTTCCTGTTACTGAATCAACAGCACCTGCTCAGGGTCTcggatgaagatgaggagagaGGCATGGACAGGGCCTACCACGAGGAACCTGAACCTGTGAACCAATTGCCAGCTCCTGCAGAACCTGTGAACGAATCGCTTTGTGGAAGGTTGAGGGTCTGTGGTTTCTAA
- the LOC116266477 gene encoding ammonium transporter 1 member 1-like: MANLTCTVDFLGPLLGGTANANASAEFICSRFQNTADQFTATTYAVNNTYLLFSAYLVFAMQLGFAMLCAGSVRAKNSMNIMLTNVLDAATGGLFYYLFGYAFAFGSPSNGFIGRHFFGLKGFPNSTYDYSNFLYQWAFAIAAAGITSGSIAERTQFVAYLIYSAFLTGFVYPVGAHWIWSTDGWASAFKPTNRLFGSGAIDFAGSGVVHVVGGVAGLWGAVIEGPRIGRFDHEGRSVALRGHSASLVVLGTFILWFGWYGFNPGSYNTILVPYTAGGYLGQWTAVGRAALTTTIAGCTAALTTLFGKRLLSGHWNVIDVCNGLLGGFAAITAGCSVVEPWAAIICGFGASWVLIGCNYLAARLHYDDPLEAAQLHGGCGAWGLIFTALFATKDYVTKVYGSDRPYGLFMGGGGKLLAANVIEIIVLFGWVSATMGTLFIVLKKLNLLRISAEDELEGMDKTRHGGLAYAWHDDDDVKVKGPMQMELPTKADAAPAAYVDLPSMGPTRAA; this comes from the coding sequence ATGGCGAACCTCACCTGTACCGTGGACTTCTTGGGACCGCTCTTAGGCGGAACAGCCAACGCGAACGCATCTGCGGAGTTCATCTGCAGCCGCTTCCAGAACACCGCCGACCAGTTCACGGCCACAACCTACGCCGTCAATAACACTTACCTCTTGTTCTCGGCCTACTTGGTGTTCGCCATGCAGCTTGGCTTCGCGATGCTCTGTGCCGGATCCGTCCGAGCCAAGAACTCCATGAACATCATGCTCACTAACGTCTTAGATGCGGCCACCGGTggattgttttattatttgttcGGTTACGCCTTCGCCTTCGGTTCCCCCAGCAACGGCTTCATTGGGCGCCATTTCTTTGGACTCAAGGGCTTCCCGAACTCGACGTACGATTACAGCAACTTCCTTTATCAGTGGGCCTTCGCCATCGCCGCCGCCGGCATCACCAGCGGCTCCATCGCTGAGCGCACCCAATTCGTCGCCTACCTCATCTACTCTGCCTTCCTGACGGGCTTCGTTTACCCCGTGGGCGCTCACTGGATCTGGTCCACCGACGGGTGGGCTAGCGCCTTCAAGCCCACCAACCGCCTCTTCGGCTCCGGGGCCATCGACTTCGCCGGCTCCGGGGTTGTGCACGTCGTCGGCGGTGTCGCCGGCCTCTGGGGTGCGGTGATCGAGGGTCCCCGCATAGGCCGCTTCGACCACGAGGGCCGCTCCGTCGCGCTTCGCGGCCACAGCGCCTCCCTCGTCGTCCTGGGCACCTTCATCCTCTGGTTCGGTTGGTACGGCTTCAATCCCGGTTCCTACAACACCATCCTCGTCCCCTACACGGCGGGCGGCTACTTAGGCCAGTGGACGGCCGTCGGACGCGCGGCTCTCACCACAACCATCGCCGGCTGCACGGCCGCGCTGACCACCCTCTTCGGCAAGCGCCTGCTCTCCGGCCACTGGAACGTGATAGACGTCTGCAACGGCCTGCTCGGCGGGTTCGCCGCCATCACCGCCGGCTGCTCGGTCGTCGAGCCTTGGGCAGCCATCATCTGCGGCTTCGGCGCGTCGTGGGTGCTCATCGGCTGCAACTACCTGGCGGCACGACTGCACTACGACGACCCGCTTGAGGCGGCGCAGCTGCATGGCGGCTGCGGCGCGTGGGGACTCATTTTCACGGCCCTCTTCGCCACCAAGGACTACGTCACCAAGGTCTACGGCAGCGACCGGCCATACGGGCTGTTCATGGGAGGGGGAGGCAAGCTCCTGGCAGCGAACGTGATCGAGATAATTGTTCTCTTTGGGTGGGTCAGTGCCACCATGGGCACGCTCTTCATCGTTCTGAAGAAGCTGAACCTTCTCAGGATCTCCGCCGAGGATGAGCTCGAGGGGATGGACAAGACCCGCCATGGCGGGCTCGCCTACGCCTGGCACGACGATGACGACGTCAAGGTCAAGGGACCGATGCAGATGGAGCTACCCACCAAGGCCGACGCTGCCCCGGCAGCCTACGTCGACCTCCCCAGCATGGGTCCTACTCGTGCCGCCTGA
- the LOC116265199 gene encoding uncharacterized protein LOC116265199 — protein MALWMDDHAHPKTESEQADLDAIAALKESAAIELKEQGNQYVKMGKKYYSDAIDCYTRAINQKILSDSDSSILFSNRAHVNFLLGNYRRALTDAEDAIRLCSTNVKAYYRAAKAAFSLGLLLEATSFCRKGLEVLPTNEDMKKLLKQIELKIEEDENRKAQVSKALGAAKDIVCALEIRHLKMGKAVYQELTGVRKPKLENNILHWPVLLLYAEVMSSDFIEDFCEVDTFSAHLDMMYSEGPPLPWDKECFYIRAAIELYYEAESGFLLSNKEVLRHMLEGTPGALTEPFEEEQDGDSSHNSSSPSGPRKWVKVDERKTLHDVLKKDNYIIPGIPVFYIVSTRSQFYKEFQSGKWTPP, from the exons ATGGCGCTATGGATGGATGATCATGCTCATCCCAAGACGGAGAGTGAGCAGGCGGACCTAGACGCCATCGCCGCTCTCAAGGAGTCTGCTGCAATCGAGCTCAAA GAGCAGGGTAACCAATATGTAAAGATGGGAAAAAAGTATTATTCTGATGCTATTGATTGCTACACAAGAGCAATAAATCAGAAGATCTTGAGTGACTCTGACAGTTCAATTCTCTTTTCCAATCGAGCACATGTGAATTTTCTTCTTGGTAACTATAGACGTGCACTTACGGATGCTGAAGATGCAATAAGGCTATGTTCAACGAATGTCAAG GCTTATTATCGAGCTGCAAAAGCTGCTTTTTCATTAGGTTTGTTACTGGAAGCTACGTCATTCTGTCGGAAAGGGCTTGAAGTGCTTCCGACTAATGAAGATATGAAGAAGTTGCTGAAGCAGATTGAGCTGaaaatagaagaagatgaaaatcGTAAGGCTCAAGTTTCCAAGGCTTTGGGCGCTGCTAAG GATATTGTTTGTGCTTTGGAGATTAGGCATTTGAAGATGGGAAAGGCAGTGTATCAAGAACTTACGGGAGTAAGAAAACCAAAGCTAGAAAACAACATTCTCCACTGGCCCGTTCTTCTTCTTTATGCCGAAGTCATGTCCAGCGATTTTATCGAGGACTTCTGTGAAGTAGATACATTTTCAGCACATCTTGACATGAT GTATTCAGAAGGCCCCCCTCTGCCCTGGGATAAGGAATGTTTTTACATACGTGCAGCAATTGAACTCTATTATGAG GCTGAATCAGGATTTCTTTTATCAAATAAAGAGGTTCTTAGGCATATGTTAGAGGGAACTCCTGGTGCCCTTACTGAACCTTTTGAAGAAGAGCAAGATGGTGATTCGTCCCACAACTCCAGTAGTCCTTCAG GTCCTCGTAAATGGGTCAAGGTGGATGAAAGGAAAACACTGCACGATGTTCTGAAGAAGGATAACTATATTATTCCTGGAATCCCAG TGTTTTATATCGTCTCTACACGATCACAGTTTTACAAAGAATTCCAGTCAGGGAAGTGGACTCCACCATGA